The Pantoea vagans genome contains the following window.
GAATCGCATTCGCTGCTTCGCGCAGCAGATTGAGTTCATCAAGCAGCGTTTTTTCGTAATCGCGCACCACTTCAACCGGGCGCAGACGACGACCATCCGGCAACAGACGCGGCACCCAACGCGCCATGCGATAAATCAGCTTCATGTCCGCTTTGATCACCGGCAGGATGTCAGGGCGGATCACTTTGATCACCACTTCGCGACCGTTGGATTTCAACGTGGCGGTGTGCACCTGCGCAATTGAAGCGGAAGCCAGCGGCTTAATGTCAAAATCATCAAACCAGGTCTCCACCGGGCCACCAATCGAGCGCTCAATCTGCTCTTTCGCTTTTAGGCCATCAAAGGGGGCCACTCGGTCCTGCAATACCGCCAGCTCATCGGCAATCGCCGGTGGGAAAAGATCCCGGCGCGTTGAGAGCATTTGACCGAACTTGATCCACACCGGACCGAGCTGCTCCATTGCCAGACGAATGCGCACGCCCGTTGAATCATTTTTGTGTTTGTTGGGGATCCAGAAAATACAGCGTCGCCAGATTCGCAGCGGCAACGTGATGCGCATGTGGGGGATCAGTTCATCAAGACCGTAGGTCAGGAAGATCTTGATAATGAAGTATAAGCGCCGAATTTCTCCCAGCGTCATTTCGCCTCCAGCTGTGCTAAACGCGTTTCAAACGCATTAAGCGAACGTTCCATCGCTTCGACCTCCTCGCAGAACCAGGCAAGTTCTAATGCGCCCGGCGCGACACGCCACTCTTCAGTCAATACCTGGCCAAGATAGTCCTGCCGACGCGTAACCTGCTTCTGCACGAATTTCAACGCATGCTGTGCAGCCTGGCTCACGCCCTGCGCTGCAATATCGCCAATCCAGGGTGCGAGATACTCTGCTGGGTCGAGTTCAGCAAGATCCATCAATGCAGAAAACTGCTGCACCACCTGCAGATCGCCTTCTACGTCCAGCTCACCGCTGCGGATCAGGCTGGTGAGTTGCTGACGATCGCGCAGCTTCGGCAGAGTGCTCAAGCGCAGACTGACGCTGCAATCGCTGCTGTCTTGCCAGTCACTCAGCACATCCAGCTGTGATTCGCTGAACACCAGCACCAGCGGGAAATCCAGCTCTTGCAGGCGCAGCGTTAACACTTTGCCCGCCAGACGCTGGCGCGCAGCTTTCAAACTACGATCGCGATAGAGAACACGATTGAGGGCGGTCTCAAGACCGCCGGTAATAATCGGGGTAAAAGTCATGATTAATCAGAACTTAAAGCCGCGATGCAGCGCCACAATACCGCCGGTCATGTTGAAATAGGTGGTATTTTCAAAGCCGGCATCGTTCATCATCGCTTTCAGGGTTTCCTGATCGGGATGCATACGAATGGATTCTGCCAGGTAGCGATAGCTTTCCGCATCCTGCGCCACCAGTTGGCCGATACGCGGCAAAATGTGGAATGAATAGGTATCGTAGGCTTTGCTCAGCGGTTCCAGCACCGGTTTAGAGAACTCCAGCACCAGCAGACGACCACCCGGCTTCAGCACGCGGAACATCGATGCCAGCGCCTTCTCTTTTTCGGTGACGTTACGCAGGCCGAACGAGATGGTGATGCAATCGAAATAGTTATCCGGGAACGGCAATGCTTCAGCGTTAGCCTGCACATAGCTGACGTTGCCTGACACGCCCATGTTGCGCAACTTCTCACGGCCCATTTTCAGCATCGAGCTGTTGATGTCCGCTAACACCACCTGACCGGTTTCACCCACCAGGCGGGAGAATTTCGCCGTTAAATCACCGGTGCCACCGGCCAGATCCAATACACGTTGACCACGGCGCACGCCGCTGCTGTCAATCGTAAAACGCTTCCAGACACGATGGATGCCAAACGACATCAGATCGTTCATCAGGTCATATTTTGCCGCTACGGAATGAAACACGTCCGCGACTTTATCGGCCTTTTCGCTTTTCGCGACGGTCTTAAAGCCAAAATGAGTAGTTTCCTGCTGTGATTCATCTGCCATCGGGTTTACCTGTTCCACAAACAATTCTTGCCGAAGTGTATCAGAGTCACGCTACGCGAGCACGTGACCACCGTGCTATTCGTTGATGCGGCGCAGCGAAGCAGGTGAAGAATCTGCTGGCTTTTCATCGGGCTCACTGTCATCGGCCCAATCCTCGTCCGCCTCCTCCGGCTGCGCTTGCTCTACCAACTGAGGATTAATCGGCCGTTTGATCTCCACGCCGAGCGATCGGAAAGCCTCACTTTGCGCAATCAGGTTACCGCGCCCTTCCGCCAGCTTCTTCATCGCCTGCTGGTAACTTTGCTGGGCTTTATCGAGGTTGTGACCAATGCCACTCATATCATCCACAAACAGTCGCATCTTGTCGTACAGCCGCGCAGCGCGGTCGGCGATACGTTGGGCGTTACGGCTCTGATGCTCATAACGCCACAAGTTGTTGATGGTACGCAGCGCCACCAGCAAGGTTGTTGGGCTGACTAACATGATGTTTTGCTGCAGAGCTTCGCTGATCAGCTCTGGCTGGCGATCGATCGCTAACAAGAACGCCGGCTCAACCGGAATAAACATCAACACATAATCCAGAGAGCGTAAACCGGGCAATTGTTGATAATCTTTTCGCCCCAGCAAGCGGATATGACCACGCATGGCGCTGACGTGTTCCTGAATGGCCTGCTCGCGCGTGGCTTCATCTTCCGCGTTGAAATAGCGTTCATAGGCGATCAACGTCATCTTGGCATCAATCACCACATCCTTGCCCTGTGGCAGCCGCACGATGACATCCGGTTGCATCCTGCCCTGCTGCTCCAGCTGCACGCTGACCTGCGACTCATACTCGTGGCCTTCACGCAGCCCTGAGGCTTCCAGTACCCGAGCCAATACCACTTCGCCCCAGTTACCCTGAATTTTGTTATCGCCTTTTAATGCTTTGGTCAGGTTCACCGCTTCCTGTGCCATCTGCACATTCAGCTGCTGTAACTGACGGATTTCATGCGCCAGCGTATGACGTTCACGCGCTTCCTGGCCAAAGCTGTCATGTACCTGACGCCGAAAACCATCCAGCTGTTCGCGCAGCGGGCCAATCAGGCTGTTGAGGCTTTGGCGATTTTGCTCATCAACGCGACGCCCGCTGTTTTCAAAAATGCGATTGGCGAGATTTTCAAACTGAGCGCTGAGACGCTGCTCGCTGTTGGTCAGCAAGCGCTGCTTCTCCTCCGCGCCATAGCGCGTCTCTTCCAGACGTATAGTGACTTCGCGCAATTCTGCTTCCTGCGCACTGTTCACTTCCAGCTGATTACGCAACTCCCGGCTAAGCTGCTCGCTTTCACCGCGCCAGTAATCAAGCTGTTGCAGTCTTTCCTGTGCTCCGCTGAGCGCACCGTGCAGTTGGCGCAACTCTTGTTCGCGCTGCTGGATTTGCTGCTGCAGATACTCATGCTGTTGCTGCTGACGCTGCTGCGCCTCTTCCAGCAGGCGCCGCTCGGTGGTGAAGCTGGCGTGCTGTTGACCAGCGCGCAATTGGGCCAGTATCCAG
Protein-coding sequences here:
- the ubiJ gene encoding ubiquinone biosynthesis protein UbiJ; this encodes MTFTPIITGGLETALNRVLYRDRSLKAARQRLAGKVLTLRLQELDFPLVLVFSESQLDVLSDWQDSSDCSVSLRLSTLPKLRDRQQLTSLIRSGELDVEGDLQVVQQFSALMDLAELDPAEYLAPWIGDIAAQGVSQAAQHALKFVQKQVTRRQDYLGQVLTEEWRVAPGALELAWFCEEVEAMERSLNAFETRLAQLEAK
- the ubiE gene encoding bifunctional demethylmenaquinone methyltransferase/2-methoxy-6-polyprenyl-1,4-benzoquinol methylase UbiE → MADESQQETTHFGFKTVAKSEKADKVADVFHSVAAKYDLMNDLMSFGIHRVWKRFTIDSSGVRRGQRVLDLAGGTGDLTAKFSRLVGETGQVVLADINSSMLKMGREKLRNMGVSGNVSYVQANAEALPFPDNYFDCITISFGLRNVTEKEKALASMFRVLKPGGRLLVLEFSKPVLEPLSKAYDTYSFHILPRIGQLVAQDAESYRYLAESIRMHPDQETLKAMMNDAGFENTTYFNMTGGIVALHRGFKF
- the rmuC gene encoding DNA recombination protein RmuC, which gives rise to MDQQLIISGALALAGLGIGWILAQLRAGQQHASFTTERRLLEEAQQRQQQQHEYLQQQIQQREQELRQLHGALSGAQERLQQLDYWRGESEQLSRELRNQLEVNSAQEAELREVTIRLEETRYGAEEKQRLLTNSEQRLSAQFENLANRIFENSGRRVDEQNRQSLNSLIGPLREQLDGFRRQVHDSFGQEARERHTLAHEIRQLQQLNVQMAQEAVNLTKALKGDNKIQGNWGEVVLARVLEASGLREGHEYESQVSVQLEQQGRMQPDVIVRLPQGKDVVIDAKMTLIAYERYFNAEDEATREQAIQEHVSAMRGHIRLLGRKDYQQLPGLRSLDYVLMFIPVEPAFLLAIDRQPELISEALQQNIMLVSPTTLLVALRTINNLWRYEHQSRNAQRIADRAARLYDKMRLFVDDMSGIGHNLDKAQQSYQQAMKKLAEGRGNLIAQSEAFRSLGVEIKRPINPQLVEQAQPEEADEDWADDSEPDEKPADSSPASLRRINE